A region of the Anguilla anguilla isolate fAngAng1 chromosome 16, fAngAng1.pri, whole genome shotgun sequence genome:
acacagagactgaCCCTACaggtgagagacacagagacagaccctACAGGTGAGAGACATAGAGACAGACCCTACAggtgagagacacacagagactgaccctacaggagagagacacagagactgaccctacaggagagagacacacagagacagcccATACAGGTAATTGGTCAGTGCGAGGCCCACCTGAGGCCAGCACCCTGAGGGTTTTGACGGCCCCGCCCCAGGGTGCGCCCAGCGAGATGAAGCTCCTGATGTAGCGGTCCTTCCAGGCCTGCGGCTGGTGGTTCAGGAAGTACAGGATGTAGTTGCAGCCCATGCTGTGGCCCAGCAGGTAGACGGGGTGCTGGTACTCCTCGTACATCTCCTCCACCAGCTTCTTCAGCCGCGAGAAGTACTCCGCGTGCTGGTCTTACACGGGCGGAAGGGAGCATAATCATCCTCTCAGTTTCATTCGCCAGCAAACCAACAGAACCCCCCATTACtattcacacaatcacacaatgaAACATTGTTTATGCCAGTAAAATCTTACTTTAATTTGAGAACAGCTGTACGTCCCTTAAGTCTATGTGCCCATGCATTgctgtgtccgtgtgtgagcGCAGACAAgcttatttacagtatgtggaCATGCATCATAGTGCACAGTGTAAGTACTCAGATACGTATCCATCTACATGTCCAAGTtaacatacgtgtgtgtgttcttctgtACATACATGTCTCTGTTAgtacaatatactgtatgtatgtgtgcatgtgtttgtgtgtatgttaatatatatttatatatatttgtggaAGTACTCTGCATGCTCatctgagacagacagaagagaatagaattatttatattcataatataattcATCAATGAATTGATAGAACCCGCTTATTATTATTCACCTAATGATATAACCTTGTGTTGTCAAGTTCGTAAatcttatttaaattttaaagggGCTGTACCTTCCTTAAGTCTGTGTGCTCATGTGtcgctgtgtctgtgtacgaACTCTTACATGCTTATACATGCAGtacatatacaatatatgtttgtttgtgtgtgttcgtataTACGTCTATTAATGCTGTATGTATTAGCATAGAAATgtacgcgtgtgcatgtgtgtgttattacatGGTACACATGTgtacgcgtgtgcatgtgtgtgttattacatattacacacgtgtacgcgtgtgcatgtctgtgttattACGTAGTACACATGTACGCGTATGCAGCAGCACTCAGCCCTTACTGGGGGCGATCCTCCAGTCGTAGGGAGCTGCACGGATGGTCTCGTTGCGGACGTACCCCAGGTTCACAAGGTGCTGGACCATTGTGTGGAAGTACCCTGGGAAAGATAAGCAGCAGTGTTCATATGCGTGTCTTTAATCTTTATTATTAACATATTATACATTCATCCAGCTGGATATtgttaggatattttgcccttattcgtggagtcaaatgcaggacgatgaagaacacgctgacaaagtttcctcagaggatttggtgtttaattcaatgcgcaagggagagacagacccagcacactcgggcgctgcgctgagagaatctctgcccaTCACACTGTGTGGTGTCTAGATATACAGTTTTCATTCATACACATCAAAAGATTGAGTTAATTGGCGGgccggagacaaatggtcttgtccctcCCTGGGAACCCTCAgagccatttagcataggaatgtgacaTCCTTGCTGCGGACGCTAGAGGTGTTATactgagacacactacagaggggctagacacagaggcatgcaaactacagacacagtaatggTATGAAAAGGGAACACAATACAcattaatggatggatgaaaattattcagagagagagagggagagagagagggaaaggtgTCCTCACCAGTCAACCTGTTTGCATCCAGGAACTCCACCGGGTAAGTTTGGCCAAACCCCGGGACCCTTACATCCACCCCGGGGGCATTGGTGGCCTTTCGGGTCGTCCTGTTGTACACGATCCTACAGCGGGAAAATACGTGAGGTTACTCATCACTCAGGACTctgccaacacccccccccccccacacacacacacacacacaccaccccctcccatcTCAGGGGACAGTGCTACTGTGTCAGCAGTCAATAATCGGAGCTGCACTTTAGTGACACTGGAAAGAAAGCCCATTTGACCTGTTTATCTTTGGCAGAATACCCACTTTTCCCAGGACAATGTACAGCGTTTGCCATCCGTGTGCACTTTGAACAGCCGGGTGTTTGccgaagcaattcaggttaactGTCCCTCGTGGCTTCGCGTGACGGCGGGAATCAAACACATCATGCGTATCCGGTCGGcagcgtagcacagtgggtaaggaactgaaAGGTCATAttggtcataggttcgattcctgggtaggacactgccgttgtacccttgagcaaggtacttaacccgaattgcttcagtacacatccagctgtataaatggatacaatgtaaaatgctatgtaaaagttctgtaagtcgctctggataagagcgtctactaaatgcctgtaatgtaatgtaatgtatccctgtgtgtggttgtgttgggGAATAGGGCCTGTAACATAGGCCTGTAACCGGGAGGTTGTTTGTTGGATTCCTCATTGGGGTCATGGTCAGCGCTACCCTTGCGTGAAGTTTTGTTTTTACGGAAACGGCCCGTCGGTCCCTTCCTCACCGGATGTTGTCGATCCAGCAGTCGAGGCCGATGGGCATGAACATGTTGAGGTCGATCCACAGGGGGAAGTAGTCTTCGGTCTTCTTGTAGCAGAGCCAGTGCACCAGGGCGGGCTTGTCGATCTTGGCCTCCAGACGGTTCCCGAGGTTCCCCGGCACTGTCCCGGCAAGGTTAAAGGTCGCAGGGTTAACCACCAAGCTATGTTCCTCCCGCtaccatccccctccccctcaccacccaccccccccccccctcaccccaccctttACCACCCCAGCTCTCCGAAAGGAGGGTGTGAACTCGGGGGGTTTTCTCGCCAACATTAGCACAGGAAACGGGAGCCTCTCTCTCAGGCGGacagctcctcctgctccgataaaaaacaaaaaaacagacgaTTTCTGGAATAAAGTCCAGCCTGCCCTGCACACGTGGACAGAGCCGAAGTTGTGAAACGGCTGACCACGCGCCTCCACCCGCCCCAGCCGCTGCAGAGCGAGCCGCTGCCTCGCTCTCCTCCCCGCCGGTCCGTCTCTGTCCCCCGCGCCCGTCTCACCCCCTCTTCCCCCGGGACGGCGCGAGAGCCTGCCGCAGAAACCCCGACGCCTCCCCGCGACTAACGTACCGGTCACATGACCCGTCTCCTTTGTGCCCGCTGCCCTCTGGAGAACAGTGCGTTGTGGGAAATGTGTCCAGGGAAACAAACAGGAGACCGACGGGAGGCTTCACACGTACTGTACCCAGCGCTACCCTCGAGCCACACCCCGCCCACCGCACAACCGCACCACCCTCTAGGACTACCCCTCCCCAACCACTGCCCGCCTCTCGTCAAGCCTACCCACCACTCCCTGCGGTCCACCTCTCAACCTCCCACTGCTCCAGGGACTGGTGCCATCCAAAAAAGGTTGCAAATATCATATGATGAGGATTTCTGAGATTACGTAATATGCCCCTTACTCTTCATTCTCATACTCCCCTGAAAGCACCCcccatgcccacacacactctgcacattGACTGTAATGtggatccacacacacacaactttttatacagtgtgtgagtgacagtcattacattacattacattacaatcagaACAAAAACCATATTATTAGAatacccccctcctcccctcagtGCCCTTGGACCAAATTTCCCTGAACTCACCTATGATCACAGGTGGGGTGCTGTTGTTCTGGTTGTGCCGGGACTTGCCGTTGGCGTTGGGCGGGAAGATGATGTTGAGGATCCAGAAGGCGGCGGCGTGCTGGAGTGCCAGGAGCAGCAGAAGAACGGGTGCCAGGGCACGCAAAAACtccatttttccccctctgtctttctctgtccgACCCTCTCGCAGTGTGCTGCAATCTCAGCAGCGGGAGCAAGACTGAACTATTCATACCACCTCCCCGCAGGCGGGGgaacagggggagcaggggggggggggggaggtggtgggggggggggtggcgacaCGGTtttaaagagagggagagagagagagagagagagggagagagagagaaataaagtaAAAGTGTGAGTTCAGGGCACAGCGGGCAAACACCAACCTCTCCGGGAGGCAGACCTCACACATGGAAGGGTCAAGGCGCCGCGGAGCACCTCGGCTAACCGCTGAACCGGTGAGATGGGGTCTGAGCTGGGCCCGGGGCCTGACCCTGTACATTCTCCTGCCGGCAGCATTTTAACCGCTTTTCGCAAAATTTTCACGCAGCACGCAGAAGCCTCCCTCGCAGAAAGACAAACAGCGGTGGCTCGAGACACCCAGTGGCCTATTGATTTGTAGGGAAGCCATCGGGTGAGGGGTGTTTGCACACTAGCAGCGCggtaaaatattaacatcacATGGCACTGGCAGATAATGCATGATACTGTCGTGAACCCAAATTATAGGGAGCAATATTACGAAACAACCtctcaacaaaaataaaaggatcAGTCGCATGACATAAATTGATCACTGTCTTTTGACCCTAAGATAAATGagaattgtgtttttaaaagagtCAATAGTCTGGGTTTTGACTCTTTGAAACGTCAAACAGTCTGTTCTACTGTACCACAGTAGACTATatacatgaaagaaaatgacattaaaCATGTACTGTTAGTGTAAAGTACAGACAATTCTCCTTTTTTGGTTAAAATGCCCCGTGGAAGCCACCCACATTTTCGATAGCTTAAGGATACAGAACATTGAAGACAAGCCAAAGTTTAAGAATATAGAACGGGGGAGGCAAGCCAACGTTAATCATTCTTCTGAGCTTCTCTGGGTGTCCGAACGTAACTCTTGCTAGAATGACTTCGGGTTTCTTTGTACCATACGGATGAACAACGGGTTCTCTGAACTAGCGGCTCCCCTACTGCATGCAGTCAGGGGCCTGGTGTTTCCATGGATACCAGCAGGCTATAGTAAACCTTTGGAATACCGCGGATGTGTAGACAAAATGAGGTAGCAGCCAAAgagtttgcttttatttttaattaactaAAGGTTACGACGCATTCATTAGCATATGTGACACGTACGGTTTAAAAAGTTAATGTCTTACATACATTTGCAAATTTCTGCTCTGGTGACAAACTGCTCATCGTTAGAGCAGTCGCTCCAGGAGATACCTGATTTTGTTACAGACGATCTCTTGTTCACTTTAGGATGTTGAACACGTGTGCTTAagttctttcatatttttcttccCTTAAACATATGAATACAATGCAGGTTTGTCTCTTTTGCCTTTTCTTACATTGGCCAgatgtccacactttcaccaattagtaAGCttttgattcacctcagtctttaatttgatcgaaaaaaacaaacatttctacacttaaaaaaaaagtaatctacagtatagcacaataattacaatgtgaatatggCATACAtgtctgacataatgtggcttgaCAAGGCGAATAATAATCCCTCAAGACATgaaaagtgtctaattaagggaaatgaacagcttgttaaaattccaGGAGTTgttgttggaacaaaaaccagcacaaatAGGGatccccaggactgagttttaGAACCATTGTGTTAGAGGCTGGCACACAGGCCAAGTTCAGATAGCCcatcttttctttttagaaTTCTTAGAAAGTACTGATGCTTGacaatacataaattaattataaaaaatcagtgctgaaaatgaaaggagATTTGTTTCACTCAGTtgcagtaaat
Encoded here:
- the lcat gene encoding phosphatidylcholine-sterol acyltransferase isoform X1, which gives rise to MEFLRALAPVLLLLLALQHAAAFWILNIIFPPNANGKSRHNQNNSTPPVIIVPGNLGNRLEAKIDKPALVHWLCYKKTEDYFPLWIDLNMFMPIGLDCWIDNIRIVYNRTTRKATNAPGVDVRVPGFGQTYPVEFLDANRLTGYFHTMVQHLVNLGYVRNETIRAAPYDWRIAPNQHAEYFSRLKKLVEEMYEEYQHPVYLLGHSMGCNYILYFLNHQPQAWKDRYIRSFISLGAPWGGAVKTLRVLASGENDGIPLVSTIKIREEQRMTTTNPWMIPTMEAWHSDHVLISTPSFNYTNKDYQRFFTDINFEDGWYMWEDTKDLTAGLPPPGVEVHCLYGVGLPTPVTYVYDENFPNADPVDILYDDGDDTVDSRSMSLCKRWVGKQDQPVHITELRRLPHLDIVFDARVLTLIQNILLGPLSEEPDPTEDPPSLDAPDHGPAPTPPAATDQPPTDSPASTNYTAGL